Proteins from one Trichoplusia ni isolate ovarian cell line Hi5 chromosome 9, tn1, whole genome shotgun sequence genomic window:
- the LOC113497799 gene encoding calexcitin-2-like, which produces MVSDFRKKKFLHVFHAFFDTDKSGSIEKADFDLAIERITKSRGWAAGDAKFKWTQESLLKIWEGLQSRADADNDGQISQDEWVAIWDNFAKNPASAAEWQNLYCKFAFDLEDASNDGSINSEEFSSVFVSFGLNKDDAVAAFNKMAAGKAEVSWPEFQALWKEYFTTEDVNAPGNFIFGKTSF; this is translated from the coding sequence ATGGTTTCCGACTTCAGAAAGAAGAAGTTCCTGCACGTGTTCCACGCGTTCTTCGACACCGACAAGAGCGGGTCCATCGAGAAGGCCGACTTCGACCTCGCCATCGAGAGGATCACCAAGTCCCGAGGCTGGGCCGCCGGAGATGCCAAGTTCAAGTGGACGCAGGAGTCCCTCCTGAAGATCTGGGAAGGGCTTCAGAGCCGCGCCGACGCCGACAACGACGGCCAGATCTCGCAGGACGAGTGGGTCGCCATTTGGGACAACTTCGCGAAGAACCCCGCCAGCGCCGCTGAGTGGCAGAACCTGTACTGCAAGTTCGCCTTCGACCTGGAGGACGCCAGCAACGACGGCTCCATCAACAGCGAGGAGTTTTCCTCCGTGTTCGTGTCCTTCGGGCTCAACAAGGACGACGCCGTCGCTGCCTTCAACAAGATGGCCGCCGGCAAGGCCGAGGTGTCCTGGCCGGAGTTCCAGGCGCTCTGGAAGGAATACTTCAC